In Macrobrachium nipponense isolate FS-2020 chromosome 13, ASM1510439v2, whole genome shotgun sequence, the DNA window CCTCAGTCAGCACTTTAATGTCTCTAACTGTACTATAGTGTCCGTAAAACATCAGTCTTTCAACACCCAGTTTACTGTTCATTTTCTGGTTCCACACctatgtttaatattttcttttttgcttatttGCATCATTCATCTCTAAAGAAATCAATTAACCATGTACACAAAACACATCTATGTCACAGATCCACTTATATAGCAAAGTGAATCACTATCCCGTCTACATATTCCAGTACACACTTTGGGTCTGTGATAAAAACTCAGTTGTTACCAGCAGCTTATCTTCTATCCATACATTTTTATCGCCTTCCGTATCTGTACGCTTACTAACAACCAAGAAACAGTGATTTTATTCCTttccataccaaccacgctggcCTCATTTTTGTATCACTAGGTACCAAAACATTCAGgtttctttcataaagaaatcacCTCTCATAAACTTCTTATCCTCAGCATCACAAACAAGGATATTCAAAACCCCAAgtctcagcattttttttttcatttttagaataTGGCAACAGGATATTTGCATGGAATTttctatgtgtgtgcgtgtttgtgggtTTGCGTTATTCTTTTGTCAGAATTGTAAGTCAGTATTGTGCTTTAATGAAAGAACAATAATTGATGACTGTTAGTTATATACAAGGAATATAATTCCtgccaatactactactactactaataataatgataataaaaataatgatcgaGTTTGCTAGAATCTTATAGGTATAACATCAACATCAATCATAATTAAGACAGCAAAAATATTTGTACCAAATCAACAAATACTGGATAAATAGTATATACTATTACCACTAGTAATGCTCCTGCTAATAATTTCTATGGCCTAGACTTGGTACACCATTTCCttttaatccttcaggccagaCCTATgagagcagttaatcagctcagtggtttggtacaactattttgatataataataatcctgcTAATAATGATACCTGAAAGTGTGATTGTTCCTCTTTTAGGATTTTTTCctcttgaaaagaaaataaatgtttctCAGTTCTGCAAAATGCCAGTAGTTACCACCAGCCATAAATCTTGGTGGTCACCAAATGTTCAAGTAATTTGGCGTCACAAGAACGAAGGTTATCGTGGGCGCAACATtatgagaagaagaggagaggataAAAGAGGGTGAAAagtgaagaaagaaatgaaagaaaaaatgcacaTTAAACTTGATAAAGCgaaagaggaaaataatgaaaggatAATAGCGTAAAGCCTGCAAGAAAGGAGACACGTGTGAACTTCCAtactaaaaaaacaacaaaataaaaaaaaagatgaaatggaTGCCTGGGGATATATAGAAGCCCCTAAGCAAGGTCGTTAGTACTGACTTTGCTTCCTTGGTGTTACTTTAGAAAGTTTAGTAAACAAAGACGCTTTTCAACCTTTTATCTTATCTTGTAGTTTTTAATAACTGGGAAAATTCGATAACGTAAAATCATTTGAGTTGGTACCGAAGAATTTTGGTAGGGGATTaaggccgtcagtgcacctcacgtggtgcactgcataCACTACTAAGGTGCACCTGTGTACCCTTGTTCTTGATATCTGTATCTTGCTGTTTAACCATTCCATCTCCCTCATTTCATTATCGTAAACTCTGAATGGCCAAAAGTGCCCAGTGGTTGGAAATAAAgcataaatttcattattaattcattcattcacattaGATGGCATTATATCTAAGCACACGTGATCTGGAAAAGATTGCATAACTAGAAAAAGGTAACTCAGTGTGTAAGGTTTGTTGACATTACCcatattaaggttccatttatcTATATGTGATACCCATGGGAAATGGAGTAACAAATATTTAGTAAAGAAACACGAATTTAGATAATTAATTCTGATTCAAAAAGAGAATTATTTATAGCAACATCAAGACTAAATGTGTTAGTACGCTTTATGATTATTTGTCGGTTTTATGGAATCTGTCTTTTTCTAagtagtgactttttttttttttttttttcaaaaattccttcctttcttcagAATATTAACAGGTTTTCTTTAAGACAGTATTTTTTAGTCCATTGATTTGTATTTGTTAGAGTGGTGcgtgtcttttatattttttccttttagagtGATATGTCattttcagaataattttttgttttcctttagagTAATATGCCATTTTCAGATTAGgattaatacaggcagtccccggtttacgacaGTTTCGGCTTACaaggttatgacgcttttcaattatattcatcagaaagaTTTCCAGGTTTACTaagcatgttccagggttatgacgcctatgTTGCCGATCCGGCGAAAGAAATATGActtcaaaaaggcaaaataaacaatatttgaaggttttctgacgagaaacacaaataaaaatgcattttacatagttttcaatacaaccaaagcattaaaagtaaggttttcataggattttggacgattttcgatgatgttccggcttaagaCGATTTTCGGTTTACGGCACGTCTCAAAAACGGAACCCCCATCATAAtctggggactgcctatacttGTTTTCTTGTAGAGTGATATGCCATTTTcagagtaattttttcttttcttttagagtGGTATACTTTCAGGGGaattttggttttctttcaaAGTGCTACACCATTTTCAGAGTAATACTTGTTTCCATTTAGTCTTATGCCATTTCCAGATCAGATATTTACTTTCTTTAAGAATTGGTCATGCCTGATAGTACTGATTGTCTTTTCTTTAGATTGATATGTGTTAGTCTTTCAATTTAAAACCTCCATTTATCTTCTGGTAATGCCTGCATTATCCATTTCAGAACAGACGATGAAACTCCAGTCCAGGAGAAAGAAGATGAAGGACCCAAATCTCTTCGCATTCACAGCTTCAGCCATAGAGACGCATTCGGCTGGGGCTTCCCAAAGGTCGAAGACTATGATGGCAGAAAGAAGAACGTGATTGACCTGAATTGGCTCAATGATTATAACGATGAGATCGACAAGTTGCAAGTTGTAATCAAGAAGGAGAGATCGCTGTCCTTTAACAGTCAGTGCGAGAACTTGCTGGAGCACAGACCTTCTTCCAGAAATGCGGGAAGCGAACTGGAAGAATCTCTTGACTCGACGCATTCCTTTGAAATTGAACTTCCAAATGCACTTGAGCGACAAGGGCAGCAGAAGGGGTTGGTGAAATCTGACAGTTTACTCTTGcaagtaaacaataacaacaacaatgaagAGTTATTGTCTTCCACACCCTCGGCTGATGCCTTCTGTAGCATTCGAAGCTGCCCTTCCAGGGACAGTGGGATATCTGCTACAGATGATATATCAGACACCCTGCCAGAAATCCATATAGACCGCTCCATACTGGCAGAACTAGAAGGAATAAGTGAAGATGAACAACTTGAATCAACAGATACCATTGGGGCGCTTTCAGTTAAGGGTAAGGTGTCAGATGAACAAAGCAGTGAATCGGGCGATCTTACTGAAGGGTTAATAGGGAACGTGCAGCGGAAATGTCCTGTATGGTATAAGAAATTTAGCATTGGTCACAATGATctcattttgaattttgattcaCTGAACTGGGGGTTGGAACATGAATGTGAAGACGAGACAGGTAGTA includes these proteins:
- the LOC135225686 gene encoding uncharacterized protein LOC135225686; this encodes MKNENVLKTPQLLTRSKKRTDDETPVQEKEDEGPKSLRIHSFSHRDAFGWGFPKVEDYDGRKKNVIDLNWLNDYNDEIDKLQVVIKKERSLSFNSQCENLLEHRPSSRNAGSELEESLDSTHSFEIELPNALERQGQQKGLVKSDSLLLQVNNNNNNEELLSSTPSADAFCSIRSCPSRDSGISATDDISDTLPEIHIDRSILAELEGISEDEQLESTDTIGALSVKGKVSDEQSSESGDLTEGLIGNVQRKCPVWYKKFSIGHNDLILNFDSLNWGLEHECEDETGSMALVKDEQYDSLISRSDKESNADDSVDEVECVDERRRQRIKDLWSICDRLEASSLRGGRSLKGLSEIMELVASFSKIDSRLEILKCDLQSLSRQATDNRHEFNSLQKRASNLLASTESSRHHMAQLFCLERLEERLQEEWWGAHYPDLVKLNESYIV